GCTGAGAACtaatatgagaaacaaaggaatagtaaaaacggacccccaaaacgttgacgacccacccaaacaaaaaaaggacaaTTATTTGCCGATCTGCacttggaatgtccgcactctttatagagcaGGTGTAGTATACGTGCtgacggatgtattagagaagtacaaggcagatataaccgccttacaggaagtgcgatggactgggaatggagtcactacaacaccaaacggtgacgaactatactatagctgccataacacaaggcgtgaatttggctgtggatttgtggttagtcggagactgaaacaccttgtctccagctttactccggtggaagagaggctagccacaatccgcataaaagccaaatttttcaacatcagccatATTTGTGCCCTTGACCCGAAGGAAAActaagacgagcagaccaaggatattttctacgagcgcctagagagagaatatgaccgctgcccacccataatattaaaatcgttctgggagattttaatgcgaagatagggaaggaagtcatttttggtccaacagtcggaaagtttagcttccacgagataacgtccagtaattggttgaggctgatagatttcgccgcggcaaaaaaacatggtagttaatagcaccagatttcaccataaaaatattcacaaagccacatgactgtcacccgatcaaaacacgagaaaccaaattgatcacgttgtgatagatggaagccaTATAGGaaggagcgaatatagattcggatcattaccttgttgcagcaaaggttcgcacccgtttgaacatagcgaggaaagtacgatctgacactgcacggaaactggacattgaaaagctgcagacacaacaaatggcagcggcatactctactcgactcacccaactgcttgatgaaagcactccttcttCGGATGATATAATAGCGCAgtagcaaactattgcccactccatggaaaatgccgcgaaatccgtactaggGTACCGGAAGCATCCTCcaggaaacccatggtacgaccaagagtgtcattgcaatcagtagcaacgcgccagatgaaggagaggtatcgggagaaaaagagagaggagaaacgtctattccgcagagaaagaaaggaaaggaaatggaaaaacgtaagtgtgagcgaattgtgatgtacaggagtcagaatgaagtcgggcaattctaccaaagaattaaacatcaaatcgatggctttggtgcataTTCTCCTGgtgagacaaagaaggaaatctggtaactgacacagataacatgctgaggatatggaaggaacattttacccaactgctagtgtctgacgttggcggcgaagaggataccgcagaaccaatccctgatgatggtatagaatgttaacctcctagtcagaatgaggtccaagtagcagcgacccgactaaagaacaacaaggcagcaggagccgacgagttaccagctgaactatttaagaccggaggcgacacgctgataaggcgtatgcatcagattgagtttggtatacctgcaaaataaataagactctgccagatgacacttgctgatacgcgtcctcagtaagaatgggaaagaatctctccgaaccatttaatatcaaacgaggtttcaaatgaaaggtatttgagactaggaCAAGAATCTGGTGCACCACATTCCCAAAAAAAcctccataccggacatatttaccgaccatatttaccgacaatagcAATGTAAGGgttaaatgaaagaaatttgggagtagagcaccagtatgatatccacattggggcgaaatatctgaaaggccgtaccagtacccccaaacagaacttattccCGACCgagccagtatagggctcagataacataagagagtgaaagaaggcgcagcggtgcgggcccggttcagctagttctatataaaggcacttttagtcccatgtgtcccctaatgttaccgaaagctatactgatctacTTCGTACTTCCTTTCTTTGTTATCTGACGACCCGAATCTTCTCATAAgattttcgtcatcctaccGACCTTTTCATTGTTTCACAGTGCTACAAGCGTTTTCGTCGCTTTCGTTAAGGGCTGCCACAGATTGGGTCACCATGAATCGTCTGCGCTTTCATTTCCTCTTTCTCAGTTATGGCTCAACACCGCAACAATGCGGATGCGGAaccatactcagagaaggcgttaatcttcttcgtGCACTCCAAGACTTCGTATTCTTACCTTCCTGCTTGTTATAGCACTGATgaccagtttaagctcaaaggcGTTACTACATACCACAGTTAAAGTAAGTAAATACCCCAATTTGGCATTTACCAACCCTCTGAAGACCgccaaagtttttcaaaaaccatACCGAAACTTATGAATGATCATATTTCAATAGAATAACTAAAAAAACCCTTTCGTTAACTACTTGGCCTAGGGACTAGCAATTGGtgataaaaatataaacattttattcaTTTACTAACATGACTTGCATTGTTTAGACAAATGTCCAATTTTTAGGGCTAATTGACCTCAAACCTTTCAACAGGGCACATCGATGGATAATCTCTCTGTAAAATAACTCATTATTCTTTTCACATCACTTAGGCAGGACCTAACCCAATGGTCATGTGTTAACCCTATTAGTCATGTATCGAAACTTGAATAGATTGGTGGCTTATGTGATAGCGTTGCAAGTGCTATACTTTGGAAATTGCACCATACAGACTCACATATTAAAGAGCTTGGAATCACCAAATGAGCAACTTGCCAAATACCTCGAATCAATACTTCAAGAGATGGAGCAGGAGAAACCATTTGAGGCAATTCTATTGTGGACAACACAACATCATCATATGGAATCCATTGCTAGAGAACAACTTGAGGATATCTTCTTACATTACAAAAGTAGTTCTATGCCTAAAGTCATAATGACAAACAACTCTTTATGGCATTATAGGAGTCATTACAATGCGGAAATACTCACAGTTATAATGATGATGAGCGACAACAACTCAACGGCTAGAGATTCAAGGCTGACAGCCGCAGCCAAGACCTTGGATAATATGAGGCAAAGCAGAGTTTTCATATTAGCCTCTAATACCACGGAAACAGAAAATGTTAAGCAGCAACTTTTGCATTTATTGGAGCTGCATAAAATGACCAGTGTTGTCATGAGTTTCCAGACTTTAGATCACTATTATATTTTACAACCCTATCCTCAATACCATTGGCAGTTGATGGCTTTCCAACGCCATTCAATGGAAAATATATTCTTTCCTCCCCATTGGCGTAATATGAGCAATAAGACCCTACTTAGCTATCCTGATCAGTTCCCCCCCAACACCATAGCCTTCAGGAATGATCAAGGACAAATACATCTCAGTGGTTATATAGCTCATCTGATTATGCTATTCGCTGATCACTACAACTGCCATTTGCAGATGTATCAACCCTTGGAAGTGGGTAAAGTAGTGCATTTCAAAGTTATGGCCCAAATGGTTGAAGAAGGTCTCATCGAGATACCCATGTCCATAAATGGAGGTAAAATTGTCACCTGGCTTGATATGTCCGATGTCGTAGAGGTAAATGAAGTCATGCTGATGGTACCGCTATCATCACAGATGTCTATAGAAGAGGTGTTTGCCCTGCTGCTGAATGGTTACTTTTTCGCCATCATCACCGTTTGTTCTTTGATATTATCTGTCATTTACACAGTCATCGATTATCTGTTTAAGGGAATTTGGCATTTCGTGGATTTCATTATCAACTGCCATGTGCTGCCGGGCATTTTGGGTCAGACTTTTGTTAGCCCTTCTCTAGGCCTCAATCATTTACAgggattaaaaatatttcatttctttataGGCCTGGTGGGCCTCTATATCTCTACACAATTTTCGGCCGAAGTTAAAAGTCTCTTTGCCTCACCTCCCTATCAACCTCAAATTAACAACTTAAGCGATCTTCAATATGCCAAGGTAAATATTCTACTGGAATCTTCAGATGCCAAGCTTATGAATTCATGGGTGCAAAGGAATGCGAAAATTGTGACCATTACTCCAAATGTAACACAGTTTCTAATGTTGAGACAAAATCTGAATACCTCCTTTGGCTATGTCATACAA
The Stomoxys calcitrans chromosome 3, idStoCalc2.1, whole genome shotgun sequence genome window above contains:
- the LOC131996236 gene encoding uncharacterized protein LOC131996236, with the protein product MYRNLNRLVAYVIALQVLYFGNCTIQTHILKSLESPNEQLAKYLESILQEMEQEKPFEAILLWTTQHHHMESIAREQLEDIFLHYKSSSMPKVIMTNNSLWHYRSHYNAEILTVIMMMSDNNSTARDSRLTAAAKTLDNMRQSRVFILASNTTETENVKQQLLHLLELHKMTSVVMSFQTLDHYYILQPYPQYHWQLMAFQRHSMENIFFPPHWRNMSNKTLLSYPDQFPPNTIAFRNDQGQIHLSGYIAHLIMLFADHYNCHLQMYQPLEVGKVVHFKVMAQMVEEGLIEIPMSINGGKIVTWLDMSDVVEVNEVMLMVPLSSQMSIEEVFALLLNGYFFAIITVCSLILSVIYTVIDYLFKGIWHFVDFIINCHVLPGILGQTFVSPSLGLNHLQGLKIFHFFIGLVGLYISTQFSAEVKSLFASPPYQPQINNLSDLQYAKVNILLESSDAKLMNSWVQRNAKIVTITPNVTQFLMLRQNLNTSFGYVIQTGIWNIYNQRQQYFRRKVFHTPPAMMLNDMMLWGIELQHNSPYREPLNRLIHIAQDTGLILAWQAFTYRDMVKLQLVPLNDPSPERPSRILKVNDFFWLWVLVACGWIISFLTLLLELFVCYFV